TTGTGTTGGATTATTAGGGTTTCCCTGTGTTTGTTCAGACattgaaatatatttatttagaaTCTCCCATAACTCTTTGCGACACGCATCCATTTTATCTTTTGGTAGCTTTTTAAGGACAGTGAAGGCAAACATTGAGAAATGGTAGTTGGGATCATGCATTAGTCCCCTGTGCTCATCCAGAAGCGAGCTTAACCGGCCTGATAGTGAAATGTTGGGCTCATTGGGCCGTCTCCTTCGTCTTCGAAGAGAAATAGCAGAAGGGGCCTCAGCTGCTGACTCTGGTGGGCTGCCATGGTCAGGTTCTGGACCACTCGATCTTTGCAGATTCCCGCTGGTActgcaaaataaatattttctcaaaataatgcctcattcacacgtcagtgttcggtcagtgattgtgagcccaaacaaggcgaggctctaaacacagaacaggtgcagatcttttcctcCACGCCGATCACTGACCAAAATCAATGACATGTAAATTAGGAGGCAAAAACAGATCCAATAAACAATATAATATAATCATTCACCTTCTTGTTTCCAGTACTGGTCTCAAAAAATCAAGTTGATCAAAATAAATGTATTGTTTGCGCTTAGACGGCGAACTTCCACTTCTTCCAACGTCTCTTATTTGGCGCAACTCCCAGGTGTAGCAGTCCTTTAGAGATCGCCAACGTGTTTGCACCGCCTTCCCTGTATTTCGACAAATGTAACATTATGAACAGCGTTTACTTTTTGTTTGGAAGGACAATGTTTAATTAGTGCAGCATCCAGTACCTTATTTTAGTGCTTAGGAGGTTTTTgccaagtttttatttttttgcaaataagttAAACTTTCACCTACTCGGAAAATGCACTTTGAGTTTCAAGTTGGCCTTGTCCAAACACCCGCTCCTGCAGCTTGTTTGAATTCTAATTGGAACCGTGGTATCAAAACAATAACGCATCAAAGGAAGGGCCCTGGTGTTGCCACAACACCAACAGCCCTATTACAAGGGCCGATAGTacagaccagggatgctcaacctgcggccctccagctgttgtaaaactacaactcccacaatgccctgctgtaggctgatagctgaagtctgttcgggcatgctgggagttgtagttttgcaacagctggagggccgcaggttgagcatgcatgGTACAGACGATTGACGGGAGCAAGGCATTTGCCtgctcaggatcctgatccgtatgacaaatgcattgaaatgccggatccgtcgctcctgtgtcatctggaaaaacgtatccggcatttatttattttcaaattttttgcggtctgagcatgggcagaccgcaatgccggatccgttttgccggaacactcggagCCGGacccagcattaatgcatttcaatgggaaaaaatggtagagtcggcattccggcaagtgttgcggaattttggacggagataaaaccgcagcatgctgcggtattatctccgtcctgaaaaggcaaaaaaagactgaactgaagacatcctgatgcatcctgaacggatcgctctccattcagaaggcattaggataacactgatcagttctttttctgtatagagcccctaggacggaattcaatgccggaaaagaaaaacgctagtgtgaaaatgccCTTAGCCCGCAAAATCATGGCTAAAGAGCGTTCATACAAACACTTTGAAGCGATGATCTTAGCGAGCAAATGCTATTGGAGTAGGGGCTTAAGCCGATAATGTGGTCCTACCCATTCACATGGGCAGACTGACCATAGACTACACCGGCAAATTGCGGAGACTCCAGATGGCCAGAGGGCAGAGGATTCCTCACAGCCGTCAGGCAGATAAGTAATAATGTGTTGGTCCCACGTTGGATTTGTGAAGTAGTTATATAACTGGCCAGCTACCATAGATGCACTCCAAATTCCTTAATGACACAGTATTGCcatatttaggctccattcacacgtccataataatgggtccgcatccgttccgcaaatttcggaacgggtgcggacccattcattctctatagggcaggaatggatgcggactgcacacagtgtgctttccacatccgcatttccggagcgcgtcTCCGATAttctggtccgcggctccggaaaaaaatagaacatgtcctattcttgtccgcatttctatggggggtgccggctgggCGTATTGCAGAtttgcaatgcactacggacatgtgaatgaacccttagacaccaggagtaggaggacagaatgtTGAAGATGGCGCTGAACACCACAGAGGAGCAGCTCCTGAGTTGGTAATTTGTGCTTATGGTGACATTATTTGGCGTTGCACTGTGGTTTGGAAAGCTTATGGCGTAGCACTGAGGTATTTTGCTCTGCTGGGGTGTTATTTTGTGCAGCAGTatgttatttatggccctgactaAAGTCTACTACAAGCCTACTACATGGGGTCATGTATAGTTTAGGGGGGCCAGggcctctttaaagaggacctttcaccgctcctgacacgcctgttttaatagcttcatgcattccccatgtgataaTTCTGCAGCATCTTCTCTTATGTCtgcatgttgtgccattcctctattatttctactagaagttatgaatgaattgccagcagccttcagtaagggtacagaggggcggtaaccagttgggggtgtgtacctgcacagtctgaaactggcagcactgattggatagagtcaaactgggcaggtacacccccccccccccaactggttacctcccctctgtacccttactgcagactgctagcaattcattcataacttctagtagaaataataaagggatgacacaacatagagacataagaatagatgttccagaattgttattacacggggaatgcatgaagctatgataacagacatgtcaggagcggggagaggtcctctttaattttaaAGTACACCCTGGGAGTAAACACACGAAATCTCTGAAAACACAGTAATTACAAGATAAAATGTTACTTGAAATCTTACTTTTTATAATTTGTTGGCTGGGTGACAGTGAGGGCCATTCCGGTAACACAGCAGTAACAACTTCGTCCCAagctttatttttttggccacgATCTGCATAAGCGACATCCCTGCTGTCCCATATGCAAGACCTTTGCTGGACGGCACCTATTAGAATTTCCTCGTCCACATCTAAGTGGGAGGCAGCCATTCTGGAACCTAATGACAAGCCACATTTTAGAAGGAATGAACATAAGACACTATGACAATTCCAATCACAACATTTAAACACCACTACACACACCCAGCACCACAGcaccactgctcaactacacacacagcaccactgctcaactacacacacATGGcaccactgctcaactacacacacATGGcaccactgctcaactacacacacacacagcaccactgctcaactacacacacATGGCACCACTGCTcatctacacacacacacagcaccactgctcaactacacacacATGGcaccactgctcaactacacacacATGGcaccactgctcaactacacacacATGGCACCACTGCTCATCTACACACACACGGCACCACTGCTCATCTACACACACATGGCACCACTGCTCATCTACACACACATGGCACCACTGCTCATCTACACACACATGGCACCACTGCTCATCTACACACACATGGcaccactgctcaactacacacacATGGcaccactgctcaactacacacacATGGCACCACTGCTCATCTACACACACATGGCACCACTGCTCATCTACACACACACGGCACCACTGCTCATCTACACACACATGGCACCACTGCTCATCTACACACACACGGcaccactgctcaactacacacacATGGCACCACTGCTCATCTACACACACACAGCACCACTGCTCATCTACACACACACGGCACCACTGCTCATCTACACACACACGGcaccactgctcaactacacacacATGGcaccactgctcaactacacacacATGGcaccactgctcaactacacacacATGGcaccactgctcaactacacacacATGGcaccactgctcaactacacacacACGGcaccactgctcaactacacacacACGGcaccactgctcaactacacacacATGGcaccactgctcaactacacacacATGGcaccactgctcaactacacacacATGGCACCACTGCTcatctacacacacacacacagcaccaCTGCTcatctacacacacacacagcaccactgctcaactacacacacAGCACCACTGCTCAACTACATACACAGCACCACTGCATAATCTGCTCAACTACACACACACATCCAGCACCACTGCATACACTGCTGAACTACACACACAGCACCACTTCTCAACTACACACACATAGCACCACTGAATAAACTCCTCAACTACACACACACATCCAGCACCACTGCATATACTTCTCAATTATATAGACTTGCAGCTCCAAGACAACCTTATATATCACCCAAAAATCCCAGCCAAATACATGGAAAGAAACACAATGGGACCTGTATATGCTGCAGAATATGGAATACACAGTCTGTTTTTCAATTTGAAAAAAAGTTCTATAGATGAAAGAAAGACACGTCATACCTGTAAATATAAGTGGCTCAACATTAAAATATCACTTACAGAAATAACAACTAATGTGCAATTCATGTAATATACCAATTTTTGAAGAATCATGGtatttaaaaatttaaataagGAGCACAATAAATGCCTGGCACAGTTGAATTGGAAAATTCCTCAGGGAAGAAGCCCGGCATGAACATCATACTCCAAAAATGGCATCTGCAGAAAGTTGAGCACATTAGGGCTTTTTATAACTTTGTCTGGGTCAAAAACCAGACATCTAAACAAAGTTTTATCTCAGTGAAGTCGCAGTCGCACACGACTTGTATTGAAGCCTATGGGAGAAATGTCACAAGCGACATGCAGCACAAAAtctaacaaaaaatgtttttttgcgactgtcgtgttgcagtgcgacaccatagactatcattataaaaattgtcacgcgacattggtgaGACAAATGTCgtggtgtagccctagccttattgACTGTAATGAAAGCACCAACATAGAAGGACCACACAACACATTCAAATccagtttaatttttttctatatattgtatatatacacactacacacaaaaagttagggatatttggctttcaggtgaaatttatggaaaatgtaaaatgttCCCGCTTCAGTGATATTATATTATGAAAGTCGGGCAGTTAAGTAGAAACAGCAATGGTGATgtcctcatctcaaactatttattgacACAGAAGCccacaccagtggtgggtatacctccacaaaaatgtcagtgtctctataacttgtcatgtggccctgAGCATCAATaccagcttgacaacgacgtctcctgCTGTTGACAAGTCGCCTTATTGTCTGCTGAACCacggcatcccactcttcttgaagagcggccctcaggtcattgaggttctggggtacagagttatgagcctctacacggcgactcagctgatcccataggttttcaatgggattcaggtctggagaaagtgcagaccacctccatttgaggtcccccagtctccagcagccgttccctaatgatgcgacctcgatgacctggcgcattgtcatccatgaagatgacattaggcctgtgttgttcctgcagaggcacaatgactggattaatgatgttactcaagtagtatgggcttgtcactggaccattcacaaagtgtagggcagttctgtactgacgagacacacctgcccaccagggctgggacaaggtccaccaccaacagaggctgagctgcccaagtgcgcccccccccccaaataaacatAATCCTGTCAACAAGACAGAATAAAAACTAACAAGTTTTGCAGGGGTACGGGTAGATGGGGTGGTAGGACAAGGGCTGATGGAGGAAGGGGGGCTGGGTTAGATCatctaaccccccctccccccatcagccctcgacccccccccaccagacatttagatgttatttattcctgcagctctaatCATCATCCACCCCAAGTGCTCACTACTCCCTCCGTCCTCCAGCGCGGCCGGCAGCCCAGCAGGCGCGGCAGCAGCAGTGACGTGGTCAGTGGCCTGCCTGCCGCCCAGAGGCTGGGGAGCTGGCCTGCACCCtgaggctggagcctccccagcctctgtgttGGCCCGGCCCTGCTGCCCtccctgtaacaccaccaccaccaaaggctcatctggtgacaacagtggctgatgcatagcgctctccttgacatctccaacatcgttggcggccatcatttctgctcagcgtgaatcgactttcatcactgaacagcactgaggcgcagatgctccctggcccaagaCAATGGtgtctgtgcctggtggtgtggtcaggtacccttgcaggttgtaTAACAGGCCAgggacgtcatccatgcgcatggggcgctctgacgtcattctggagcgccccgggagtcgcacggactgtaagtataccgctccccactactactatggcaaccaggactttaatagcgtcctggctgccatagtaacactgaacgcattttgaagacggatcagtcttcaaatgctttcagttcacttgcagtgttacggatccggcgggcacttccggcaaatggagtacacgccggatccggacaacgcaagtgtgaaagagccctaagtctccagactctgattagtgcgctccgtctgtccgttcgactgaagatgaaaagccgaagaaaaagacagttgtaccca
The Bufo gargarizans isolate SCDJY-AF-19 chromosome 2, ASM1485885v1, whole genome shotgun sequence genome window above contains:
- the LOC122929053 gene encoding uncharacterized protein LOC122929053: MAASHLDVDEEILIGAVQQRSCIWDSRDVAYADRGQKNKAWDEVVTAVLPEWPSLSPSQQIIKRKAVQTRWRSLKDCYTWELRQIRDVGRSGSSPSKRKQYIYFDQLDFLRPVLETRSTSGNLQRSSGPEPDHGSPPESAAEAPSAISLRRRRRRPNEPNISLSGRLSSLLDEHRGLMHDPNYHFSMFAFTVLKKLPKDKMDACRKELWEILNKYISMSEQTQGNPNNPTQTTTLPQTQFPTSAPLHSYPAPPNTHQTTNPHSRQYNPPPADF